ATAGGTATGTTATGGATGGTTCTTTGTCCGAATATGTTGTTCATTGCACTTGTGCCTATTATAGGTGGAAAAAATATATATGAGGCTCATTCTGGTGAGTCACTTTTGATTACTTTGTATCTATTTTTCAGCATCGCACTAGGCGGTATTTTTGTTTATTTTGTTGAAATGGTCTGGAGTAGTTGGCGGGCTAAAATACATATGGAAAGTATAAGTGATAATTTCCAGTGGGAGTCTGAGAAGCTGCAGCAGATTACAAATGTAGTACCTCTGAGTATTATGTCCCTGGATGATCACGGAGTTGTGACCGACCTCAATGATTGTATGTTGGGAATGGCACGAATTCATTATCCCAATTTGAAAAGGGAAGATATTATTGGCAAGCCGGTTAGGGAATTTTTTAATGGTTCAGCGGATGTTGATGCATATATGAGGGTACGGGATAACATTCAGCATAAACGGCGTTCCCATGAGCGAATGATTCATGGAACGCGGATCTATCAAATTTATTCAGCACCACTAATGCATAAGAACTCAGGATTAACGAGTGGAGTGGTACTCATTGCACAGGATATTACGGATGAAGTGAAACTCCGCTCAGAGCTGGATCATGTGGAACGATTGAGCTTAGTAGGGCAGATGGCTGCCGGAATTACCCATGAGATTCGTAATCCTATGGCGGTAGTTCGCGGATTTTTACAGCTAATGAGAGAAAAGAGCTCGGATGATTTGGATTCTTATTATCAGATCGTATTGGAGGAGCTGGATCGGGCGAATAGCATTATTAATGATTTCCTATCGCTGGCGCAAAGCCGGATATCCGATAAGGAGAAAGTGCTATTACACCGAGTTATAGAAGAAGTCAGTCCGCTGCTGTGGGCGGATGCTAATCTTCGTGGTCAAAGTGTTGAGCTAAAGCTGAACGCATCCATCCATGAATTGGAGTTAAACGTTCGGGAAATCAAGCAGCTTATCCTTAATTTAGGCCGCAACGGCATGGAGGCTATGGGATCCAAGGGGATTCTGACACTGGAAACACATAGTACTCAGGAACAAGTGGAGCTAATTGTAAGGGATAGAGGAATCGGTATGTCGGACAGTCAACGAGAGAAGCTGTTTTCCCCTTTCTTCACAACAAAAAGGGAGGGAACGGGTCTAGGGTTATCCTTGTGTCTCAGTATTGTGGAACGGCATAACGGTAAAATAACTGTAGATTCTGTAGAAGGAGAGGGTACAGTATTTACCATCTCATTCCCTTTAGTAAAGGATGAATATAGTGAAGCCATGCTTGCGGATTAAATCAGGTTACTGTAGCATCTCTTGCTTTCACAGAGTATGAATGTATAATAAAGTTAGTAAGTACTGCTGTAATGTTATCTGACAAAACAGTAATCAGTGAAGGAGAGTGCAGAGAAATGTCCATGTCTTTTAATCAATATATGAGAGATTCGATTCAGCCTATGCGTGATGACCTTACAAGCATTGGGTTTCAGGAGCTTATGACTCCAGAAGAGGTGGAAGCCACTCTTCCTACCGCAAAAGGTACGGCGCTTGTAGTCGTGAATTCGGTCTGTGGTTGTGCCGCTGGACAATGCCGTCCTGGTGTAGCTCAGGCATTGCAAAATGAGATCGCTCCGGATCACTTGTTCACAGTGTTTGCAGGTCAAGAGAAAGAAGCTACTGCTAAAGCGCGTGAATATTTTGCTCCTTATCCGCCATCTTCCCCTTCCATCGCATTGATGAAGGATGGAGAGCTCGTTCATTTTATTGAACGCCATAGTGTTGAGAATCGTTCGGCTGCTGAAATTGCTGCTGAGTTGAAAGAAGTTTTTGATCGTTTTTGCAAGTAAAAAAGTTATTCCATATAATCTCGCATTAGTCGGTAATTCGGCTGTTGCGGGATTTTTCAAAATATAAGAGCGATAATGGGATAGAATATACTTAGAAGCATAGAGCTTCACTTGGTATGGATATTTTGATGGATATGGAACCATTTCTGATGGAACGGGGTGTGGTTTGTGAGTTTGCAGGAAGAAATTATTGCAGATCTTGGTGTGAAGCCAACGATTGATGTAGAAGCAGAGGTACGCAAACGGGTTGATTTCTTAAAGTCGTACGTGCTGAAGGCAGGTGCCAAAGGATTATTGATCGCCATTAGCGGCGGGGTGGACAGCGCGGTAGCTGCGGGTCTGTGTAAGCAGGCTACGGACGAGCTGTCGGCTCAAGAAGGCACAGAGTATATTACGCTTGGCGTATACCAGCCATATGGTGTTCAAGAGGATATCCAGCACAGCTATGATGTCGCAAAAGCTTTTAATCTGACCCATACCGTGGAGACAAACATTGAGGAAGCTGTAAATGAGATTGCGCTTGAAGTTGAGCATAGCCTGAAGTCCTTGGGCCAACATCGTCATATGACCCATCAAGGCAAGGGGAATGTTAAAGCGAGAACACGTATGGTTATGCAATATGCGCTCTCTTTTGAGAACAATCTGATTGTAGTAGGAACGGATCATGCTTCAGAAGCCATTACGGGTTTCTACACCAAGTGGGGGGATGGCGCTGTAGATATTACACCTCTATCCACACTTAACAAACGTCAGGTTCGTCAATTAGCTGCTCATATTGGTGTGCCTGCGGATATTGTTACTAAAGCACCTACGGCAGGCTTATGGCCGGGGCAGACGGATGAAACCGAGCTGGGCATTACTTATGATGATAATAGCGATTATTTGGAAGGCAAACAGGTTAACCCTGAGGTAGCGGAGAAACTCGAGAATTATTACCGGAGAACAGCGCATAAGCGCAATGTCATTCCTGGAATTTAGAATAGGTAGAAGTAGAAACCGCCACGGGTCTGCGTTGTAGCAGCTCTCGTGGCGGTTTTTTGTAAGA
This genomic stretch from Paenibacillus sp. FSL H7-0737 harbors:
- a CDS encoding two-component system sensor histidine kinase NtrB, which produces MARKKGSFPDNQTFLVLACALSLMLCSLLSTTLFGIAYLNLGMIPAYIGILYGTVRSGILLSIFLLVCNIFIAEPAGISNMILNSGILLYPLLFGLAKPFKKGTVVEKIGMLWMVLCPNMLFIALVPIIGGKNIYEAHSGESLLITLYLFFSIALGGIFVYFVEMVWSSWRAKIHMESISDNFQWESEKLQQITNVVPLSIMSLDDHGVVTDLNDCMLGMARIHYPNLKREDIIGKPVREFFNGSADVDAYMRVRDNIQHKRRSHERMIHGTRIYQIYSAPLMHKNSGLTSGVVLIAQDITDEVKLRSELDHVERLSLVGQMAAGITHEIRNPMAVVRGFLQLMREKSSDDLDSYYQIVLEELDRANSIINDFLSLAQSRISDKEKVLLHRVIEEVSPLLWADANLRGQSVELKLNASIHELELNVREIKQLILNLGRNGMEAMGSKGILTLETHSTQEQVELIVRDRGIGMSDSQREKLFSPFFTTKREGTGLGLSLCLSIVERHNGKITVDSVEGEGTVFTISFPLVKDEYSEAMLAD
- the nadE gene encoding ammonia-dependent NAD(+) synthetase, producing MSLQEEIIADLGVKPTIDVEAEVRKRVDFLKSYVLKAGAKGLLIAISGGVDSAVAAGLCKQATDELSAQEGTEYITLGVYQPYGVQEDIQHSYDVAKAFNLTHTVETNIEEAVNEIALEVEHSLKSLGQHRHMTHQGKGNVKARTRMVMQYALSFENNLIVVGTDHASEAITGFYTKWGDGAVDITPLSTLNKRQVRQLAAHIGVPADIVTKAPTAGLWPGQTDETELGITYDDNSDYLEGKQVNPEVAEKLENYYRRTAHKRNVIPGI
- a CDS encoding BrxA/BrxB family bacilliredoxin — translated: MSMSFNQYMRDSIQPMRDDLTSIGFQELMTPEEVEATLPTAKGTALVVVNSVCGCAAGQCRPGVAQALQNEIAPDHLFTVFAGQEKEATAKAREYFAPYPPSSPSIALMKDGELVHFIERHSVENRSAAEIAAELKEVFDRFCK